In Panicum virgatum strain AP13 chromosome 4N, P.virgatum_v5, whole genome shotgun sequence, a single window of DNA contains:
- the LOC120670628 gene encoding E3 ubiquitin-protein ligase RING1-like — protein sequence MSTGAGGGVRRRRRTWRLYWCYVCGRAVRAVSYPTSDVFCPRCFGRFLHEIDLPAPRPVLPPPDRFFQPPFLTHDGPRRWVVYTGDATADAVAPLPRRRGRRRVPSPPPSPATRLPDDDYAPVDAPPPPPPTVVGWDEFLIGPNLDALIERLTQDDRPGPAPAPESSIESLPTVRVSPAHLSDGPQCPVCKEEFELGEAARELPCKHAYHTDCIVPWLRLHNSCPVCRQELPEQADGSREGIGEEGSGGAEAAAPPPGQVVVAGWGPLARAPDGDAWERSEADDSDYVAGGGACAAAVLQSFVVVAACFVALSFFV from the coding sequence atgTCCacgggcgctggcggcggcgtgcgccggcggcggcggacgtggcGCCTGTACTGGTGCTACGTGTGCGGCCGCGCGGTGCGCGCCGTGTCGTACCCGACCTCGGACGTCTTCTGCCCGCGCTGCTTCGGCCGCTTCCTCCACGAGATCGAcctgccggcgccgcggcccgTGCTCCCACCGCCGGACCGGTTCTTCCAGCCGCCGTTCCTCACGCACGACGGCCCCCGGCGGTGGGTCGTATACACCGGCGACGCCACGGCCGACGCCGTCGCgccgctcccccgccgccgcggccgacggcgcgtcccgtccccgccgccgtcccccgcgACGCGGCTCCCGGACGACGACTACGCCCCcgtcgacgcgccgccgccgccgcctccgaccgTGGTCGGCTGGGACGAGTTCCTCATCGGGCCCAACCTGGACGCCCTCATCGAGCGCCTCACGCAGGACGACCGCCCCgggccggcgcccgcgccggaGTCGTCCATCGAGTCCCTCCCCACGGTGCGGGTCTCGCCGGCGCACCTGTCCGACGGCCCGCAGTGCCCCGTGTGCAAGGAGGAGTTCGAGCTCGGGGAGGCCGCGCGCGAGCTGCCGTGCAAGCACGCGTACCACACCGACTGCATCGTGCCGTGGCTCCGGCTCCACAACTCGTGCCCGGTGTGCCGGCAGGAGCTGCCGGAGCAGGCGGACGGGTCCCGGGAGGGCATCGGCGAAGAAGGAAgtggcggggcggaggcggcggcgccgccgccggggcaggtggtggtggccggatGGGGGCCGCTGGCACGCGCGCCGGACGGGGACGCTTGGGAGAGGAGTGAGGCGGATGACAGTGACTACGTCGCCGGGGGTGGTGCCTGTGCGGCGGCTGTCCTGCAGTCtttcgtcgtcgtcgccgcttgCTTTGTCGCCCTCTCGTTCTTTGTTTGA
- the LOC120669089 gene encoding probable pathogenesis-related protein ARB_02861, protein MAPWRFDWDGGKVTKPNSSGPLKSRHANQQDPLSASSLVLSAPARAAAPSRPRPRPPPRSPRACPRPPCCPPRSRSAPAAVLAPRRATRRAGPALPPPPPPSAASASSAFASSSRRRVGCCSESPAVTCSPLPQAAARQASELQNHGTASDRYLQLQDPHLLNVLGLFVHARVKLIGESVDRTIGESVDRQFIKEEILLYSCAGRQARPTVIYLKQTKSVSSQSK, encoded by the exons ATGGCGCCATGGCGGTTTGATTGGGACGGCGGCAAGGTTACCAAG CCCAACTCCAGCGGGCCTCTCAAATCTCGGCATGCAAATCAGCAGGACCCACTGTCAGCGTCTTCTCTTGTCCTGTCCGCCCCAGCACGCGCAGCCGCCCCGTCGCGCCctcgcccccggccgccgccgcggtcgccgcgTGCCTGCCCCCGGCCTCCATGCTGCCCGCCGCGGTCGCGCTCTGCCCCAGCTGCGGTGCTCGCCCCGAGACGTGCCACCCGCCGTGCTGGCCCGGCactaccaccacctcctccgcctagcgccgcctccgcctcctccgccttcgcctcctcctcccggcgcCGCGTCGGCTGCTGCTCGGAGTCGCCCGCCGTCACATGCTCTCCCCTGCCTCAGGCTGCTGCTAGGCAAGCATCTGAATTGCAAAATCATGGGACCGCAAGCGATCGATACCTGCAGCTCCAGGATCCTCATCTACTGAACGTTCTTGGCCTCTTCGTTCATGCCAGAGTCAAG TTGATAGGCGAATCAGTTGACAGGACGATAGGCGAATCAGTTGACAGACAGTTCATCAAGGAAGAGATACTACTGTATTCCTGTGCAGGTCGACAGGCGAGACCAACTGTTATTTACCTCAAGCAAACTAAATCAGTAAGCTCCCAGTCAAAATGA
- the LOC120669645 gene encoding mitochondrial phosphate carrier protein 3, mitochondrial-like, with the protein MALSDLSRESLLPSFLYAPAAARSFAGASRLPASPAAAPGGAGAPSFPIQAPKEKIEMYSPAFYAACTAGGIASCGLTHMAVTPLDLVKCNMQIDPAKYKSITSGFGILAKEQGVRGFFRGWVPTLLGYSAQGACKFGFYEFFKKYYSDIAGPEYAQKYKTLIYLAGSASAEVIADVALCPFEAVKVRVQTQPGFARGLSDGLPKFIKSEGALGLYKGIVPLWGRQIPYTMMKFASFETIVELIYKHAVPVPKSECSKPFQLGISFAGGYIAGVFCAIVSHPADNLVSFLNNAKGATVGDAVKKLGLWGLFTRGLPLRIVMIGTLTGAQWGIYDAFKVMVGLPTTGGVTPAPAPTAEEAALKASA; encoded by the exons ATGGCGCTCTCCGACCTGTCCCGCGAGTCGCTCCTCCCGAGCTTCCTCTACGCCcctgcggcggcgaggtcctTCGCCGGCGCCTCCCGCCTCCCCGCCTCGCCCGCCGCGGCACCGGGGGGTGCGGGCGCGCCGTCGTTCCCGATCCAGGCGCCCAAGGAGAAGATCGAGATGTACTCGCCGGCGTTCTACGCCGCCTGCACGGCCGGAGGCATCGCCAGCTGCGGGCTCACCCACATGGCCGTCACGCCGCTCGACCTCGTCAAGTGCAACATGCAG ATCGATCCAGCGAAATACAAGAGCATCACATCCGGGTTTGGAATTCTGGCCAAGGAGCAAGGAGTGAGGGGCTTCTTCAGGGGATGGGTGCCCACCCTGCTTGGTTACAGTGCTCAGGGAGCTTGCAAGTTTGGATTCTATGAGTTCTTCAAGAAGTACTACTCAGATATTGCAGGGCCTGAGTATGCTCAGAAGTACAAGACCTTGATATACCTTGCTGGGTCGGCTTCTGCTGAGGTGATTGCTGATGTGGCTCTCTGCCCCTTTGAAGCTGTGAAGGTCCGTGTGCAGACACAGCCTGGTTTTGCTCGTGGACTCAGTGATGGGCTCCCTAAGTTCATTAAATCTGAAGGTGCTCTGGG GCTTTACAAGGGAATTGTTCCTCTCTGGGGTCGTCAGATTCCTT ACACAATGATGAAGTTTGCTTCATTTGAGACCATTGTTGAACTTATCTACAAGCATGCTGTTCCTGTTCCAAAGTCAGAGTGTAGCAAACCTTTCCAATTGGGTATCAGCTTTGCTGGTGGCTACATTGCTGGTGTCTTCTGTGCCATTGTTTCTCACCCGGCAGATAACTTGGTCTCTTTCTTGAACAATGCCAAGGGTGCTACAGTTGGTGAT GCTGTTAAGAAGCTTGGCCTCTGGGGCCTCTTCACTCGAGGACTACCCCTTCGTATTGTCATGATCGGTACTCTTACTGGAGCTCAGTGGGGAATTTATGATGCGTTCAAAGTCATGGTTGGACT GCCTACTACTGGTGGTGTTACACCTGCACCAGCCCCTACCGCAGAGGAGGCTGCGTTGAAGGCTAGTGCCTGA